A single Vanacampus margaritifer isolate UIUO_Vmar chromosome 7, RoL_Vmar_1.0, whole genome shotgun sequence DNA region contains:
- the LOC144055806 gene encoding uncharacterized protein LOC144055806, protein MHENLHQRGEPSTPARTEQAQHLKAPQAAAAPKDDPRAPQGPPAGEQTPEQERPPPQRGPRPQPNAAGRGTAGPPGTPPAHNPRSPRGGSGRAAERGGEEEEGRRGRRDREAEDARGEVKRERKQGGGRGRGEGTTGHPGGPQAPTRVAGPRATDRAGAAPPRTPGRAPQHSTHHETQGTTKTQPPPSSQQRGRPAHAQPGGTAPVELVPWHAVNPNISL, encoded by the coding sequence atgcatgaaaatctccaccaaagaggggagccgtcgacccccgccaggacagagcaagcgcaacacctcaaggccccccaggccgcggccgcgccaaaggacgacccccgggccccgcaggggccaccggccggagagcaaaccccggagcaggagcgccccccaccccaacgcggcccgcgcccccaacccaacgcagcaggacggggcactgcaggcccaccaggcaccccaccggcccacaacccccgctccccccgcggaggcagcggcagggccgcagagagagggggagaggaggaggaagggcgacgagggagaagggacagggaggcggaggacgcgcggggagaggtgaagagggagaggaagcaagggggaggaagggggaggggagagggaaccacggggcaccccggcggcccacaggccccgacccgcgtcgccggacccagagcgacggaccgcgccggggcggcgccgccccggacaccagggagagccccgcaacacagcacccaccacgagacccagggaacgaccaagacgcagccgccacccagcagccaacagaggggcagacccgcccacgcccagccaggggggacagcacctgtagagttagtcccctggcatgcagtgaatccgaatattagcctttag